The Deinococcus wulumuqiensis R12 genome has a window encoding:
- the tig gene encoding trigger factor, producing the protein MAELISKEGNKVEFKVSVPAAEVNRAYDQVWAGLARDVRVPGFRPGKAPRKVIESRVGKGYVESQVRDRLLETHYSQGLRDLKLNLVDATIDPQDVKSGQSFEFTVKGETYPEVKLGDWKDLKVSAQAPEITDEVLEQTLNDLRERNAAFEKAERPIEAADQVTIQELGEEGSEDGGSYPIYLDMAEEHVRTALLGKSAGDVVDITVPAHQHGDHEHPEHTVRVKVVEVSSKKLQELNDEFASSLNYESMDKLRTDLREELERRAQQEGDNLRREELVEHLVQGMTVEIPQALIDRRREGMMSEIQDDLRRQGVQWKEYEAFMQEQGKLEEFQADLAKNAETRVRRDLALEQLATDLNVQVSDAEFNQTLMNLAQTNGMAPQQLVQQLGQNGIQSYYVSLLRERGLQQALAQLSGEGQKDGQSTEDAQTNTAQTETAEGEGEQKSE; encoded by the coding sequence ATGGCAGAGCTGATCAGCAAGGAAGGCAACAAGGTCGAGTTCAAGGTGTCGGTGCCCGCCGCCGAAGTGAACCGCGCCTATGACCAGGTGTGGGCGGGACTGGCCCGCGACGTGCGCGTGCCCGGCTTCCGCCCCGGCAAGGCGCCCCGCAAGGTCATCGAGAGCCGCGTGGGCAAAGGCTACGTGGAATCTCAGGTGCGCGACCGCCTGCTCGAAACCCACTACTCGCAGGGCCTGCGTGACCTCAAGCTCAACCTCGTCGACGCCACCATCGACCCCCAGGACGTCAAGAGCGGCCAGAGCTTCGAGTTCACCGTCAAGGGCGAAACCTACCCCGAGGTCAAGCTCGGTGACTGGAAGGACCTCAAGGTCAGCGCCCAGGCCCCCGAAATCACCGACGAGGTGCTGGAGCAGACCCTGAACGACCTGCGCGAGCGCAACGCCGCCTTCGAGAAGGCCGAGCGTCCCATCGAGGCCGCCGACCAGGTGACCATTCAGGAACTCGGCGAGGAAGGCAGCGAGGACGGCGGCAGCTACCCCATCTACCTCGACATGGCCGAGGAGCACGTCCGCACCGCCCTGCTGGGCAAGAGCGCGGGCGACGTGGTGGACATCACCGTGCCCGCCCACCAGCACGGCGACCACGAGCACCCCGAGCACACCGTGCGCGTCAAGGTCGTCGAAGTGAGCAGCAAGAAGCTTCAGGAGCTGAACGACGAGTTCGCCAGCAGCCTGAACTACGAGTCCATGGACAAGCTGCGCACCGACCTGCGCGAGGAACTCGAGCGCCGCGCCCAGCAGGAAGGCGACAACCTGCGCCGCGAGGAACTCGTCGAGCACCTCGTGCAGGGCATGACGGTCGAGATTCCCCAGGCCCTGATCGACCGCCGCCGCGAAGGCATGATGAGCGAGATTCAGGACGACCTGCGCCGTCAGGGCGTGCAGTGGAAGGAATACGAAGCCTTCATGCAGGAGCAGGGCAAGCTCGAGGAGTTCCAGGCCGACCTCGCCAAGAATGCCGAGACCCGCGTGCGCCGTGACCTCGCGCTCGAGCAGCTCGCCACCGACCTGAACGTGCAGGTCAGCGACGCCGAGTTCAACCAGACCCTGATGAACCTGGCCCAGACCAACGGCATGGCCCCCCAGCAGCTCGTGCAGCAGCTCGGTCAGAACGGCATCCAGTCGTACTACGTCAGCCTGCTGCGTGAACGCGGCCTTCAGCAGGCGCTGGCGCAGCTCAGCGGCGAAGGCCAGAAGGACGGCCAAAGCACCGAAGACGCCCAGACCAACACCGCTCAGACCGAAACTGCCGAGGGCGAAGGCGAGCAGAAGTCCGAATAA
- a CDS encoding ISAs1 family transposase, protein MTDEQLKLAVSLFAQLPDERKHRGLNHSLVTIVVMALCAVMSGADTFPEIQAFAESKRDWLRRFLDFRRVPDHETFRRVFARLDPVAFQSSALDWIKQAIGGQLEGDIVAIDGKRLRGTSEHEVQGVHMVNVWSARHRLCLAAQPVAGKQNEISILPSLIDTLALLEVSGCIVTIDAMGTQRAVAEKLVALHAQYLLALKGNQGYLFEDVQEMFSDALRRQISETELHGASTWEDRRRSEKRTSWVLPAHPDLDDYHWPGLRSVVMVESTRTVRGKTATEQRFFLTSLPACSVTALYAVRTHWKIENSLHWVLDVAFAEDDSTTRTDHGPQNLATLRRWALNLMRREGSVGAVNKNRKRAGWDDEFRERLLQQLLPLPT, encoded by the coding sequence ATGACCGATGAGCAGTTGAAGTTAGCTGTGAGCCTCTTCGCCCAGCTTCCAGATGAGCGTAAACACCGTGGGCTGAACCATAGCCTCGTGACTATCGTGGTCATGGCGCTGTGTGCAGTGATGAGCGGGGCAGACACCTTTCCAGAGATTCAGGCATTCGCGGAGTCCAAGCGGGACTGGTTGAGACGCTTCCTCGACTTCCGGCGTGTTCCTGACCACGAAACGTTCCGTCGTGTCTTTGCTCGTCTTGATCCCGTGGCTTTCCAGTCCAGCGCGCTGGACTGGATCAAGCAAGCGATTGGCGGACAACTCGAAGGGGATATCGTTGCCATTGACGGAAAAAGACTGCGCGGCACATCTGAGCACGAGGTTCAGGGCGTTCATATGGTCAATGTTTGGTCTGCGAGGCACCGCTTGTGCCTCGCTGCTCAGCCAGTTGCAGGAAAGCAAAATGAGATTTCCATCTTGCCCTCTCTGATCGACACCTTGGCACTTCTTGAGGTTTCTGGATGCATTGTCACGATTGACGCCATGGGAACCCAGCGCGCCGTTGCTGAGAAGCTGGTTGCTCTCCATGCCCAGTATCTCCTGGCGCTCAAAGGGAATCAGGGCTACCTGTTTGAAGACGTTCAGGAGATGTTCTCAGATGCACTGAGACGTCAAATTTCAGAAACAGAATTGCACGGAGCCAGCACCTGGGAAGACCGACGGCGCTCAGAGAAACGAACGAGTTGGGTTCTCCCCGCTCATCCTGATCTTGACGACTACCACTGGCCTGGATTGCGCAGCGTGGTTATGGTCGAAAGCACACGAACAGTACGCGGAAAAACTGCGACAGAGCAGAGATTTTTCCTCACCTCGTTACCTGCCTGCTCAGTGACCGCGTTGTACGCGGTCAGGACACATTGGAAAATTGAAAATTCACTCCACTGGGTTTTGGACGTTGCTTTTGCGGAAGATGACAGTACAACCCGGACTGACCACGGCCCCCAGAATCTGGCGACTTTGCGAAGATGGGCCTTGAACCTGATGCGTCGTGAAGGGTCAGTGGGTGCCGTCAATAAGAACCGTAAGCGGGCAGGCTGGGATGACGAATTTCGAGAACGCCTCTTACAGCAGCTTCTTCCCCTACCGACGTGA
- a CDS encoding ketoacyl-ACP synthase III yields MTSIGITAIGMYVPERVVSNEEFESRMGIEAGWIESRSGIRERRFSAPGEFASHLGVRAVQDMLSRDPEALSGVDLVIYATCTPDAMFPSTAALVAGQVGLTGVGAYDLSTACSGFVYALSMARGMILGGSAGKVLVLGGEVLSKALDQNDRDTAILFGDGCGCAVVGEVPAGYGFQDFVLGADSAGGPALYISNLADQFPDGQVMRDVPTMNGREVFKFAVRVLGDSGTQVLQKSGLQNSDVDWLIPHQANIRIIEAATQRFGIPMEKTVINLDRYGNTSAGTVPLALYEAVNDGRIQDGHELLMVVFGGGLSWAACTMKWWAGAPSLQAAAPQRGEVPA; encoded by the coding sequence ATGACCAGTATCGGCATCACCGCCATCGGCATGTACGTGCCGGAGCGGGTCGTCTCCAACGAGGAATTCGAATCGCGCATGGGCATCGAAGCGGGCTGGATCGAGTCCAGAAGCGGCATCCGCGAGCGCCGCTTTTCCGCCCCCGGCGAGTTTGCCAGTCACCTCGGCGTCCGGGCCGTGCAGGACATGCTTTCGCGTGACCCGGAGGCGCTGAGTGGTGTGGACCTCGTCATCTACGCCACCTGCACGCCCGACGCCATGTTTCCCTCGACGGCGGCGCTGGTCGCCGGGCAGGTCGGGCTGACTGGAGTCGGTGCCTACGACCTGTCCACCGCGTGCAGCGGTTTCGTGTACGCGCTGAGCATGGCGCGGGGCATGATTCTGGGCGGCAGCGCGGGCAAAGTGCTGGTGCTGGGCGGCGAAGTCCTGAGCAAAGCGCTCGACCAGAACGACCGCGACACCGCCATCCTCTTCGGCGACGGCTGCGGCTGCGCGGTGGTGGGCGAGGTGCCCGCCGGGTATGGCTTTCAGGACTTCGTGCTGGGGGCCGACAGCGCGGGCGGCCCGGCGCTCTACATCTCCAACCTGGCCGACCAGTTTCCCGACGGACAGGTCATGCGCGACGTGCCCACCATGAACGGGCGCGAGGTCTTCAAGTTCGCCGTGCGCGTGCTGGGCGATTCGGGGACGCAGGTGCTGCAAAAGTCCGGCCTGCAAAACAGCGACGTGGACTGGCTGATTCCCCATCAGGCCAACATCCGCATCATCGAGGCCGCCACGCAGCGCTTCGGGATTCCGATGGAAAAGACCGTCATCAACCTCGACCGCTACGGCAACACCAGCGCCGGAACCGTGCCGCTGGCGCTGTACGAGGCCGTGAACGACGGACGGATTCAGGACGGACACGAACTGCTGATGGTGGTGTTCGGCGGCGGTCTGAGCTGGGCGGCCTGCACCATGAAGTGGTGGGCCGGGGCGCCCTCCCTTCAGGCGGCGGCCCCGCAGCGAGGGGAGGTGCCCGCATGA
- the fabD gene encoding ACP S-malonyltransferase — MSAPKIAALFPGQGSHAVGMGADLTRTFAQAEEVYATAERTLPGLRGLIETGPLDDLTLTANQQPALVAASVAAYRAWQAHTGLTPMVAAGHSLGEYSALVAAGVLDLEAALRLTRKRGELMQRAVPEGVGAMSAVMGDPAVVAEVCAGSRGVVQPANFNAPTQTVISGEKAAVDAASAELKARGLKAIPLKVSAPFHCELMRPAAEGLSPELHAAEYGPFLFPVVANVSAELVDDPRHTAGLLERQITGSVRWFETVQTLGELGVDVFVEFGPGTVLSGLVKRILPGARTMNVGSTEQVQAFGL; from the coding sequence ATGAGCGCCCCCAAAATCGCCGCGCTGTTTCCCGGTCAGGGGTCGCACGCCGTGGGCATGGGCGCCGACCTGACCCGCACTTTTGCCCAGGCCGAGGAGGTCTACGCCACCGCCGAACGCACGTTGCCCGGCCTGCGCGGACTTATCGAAACAGGCCCGCTCGACGACCTGACCCTCACCGCCAACCAGCAGCCCGCCCTCGTCGCCGCGTCGGTGGCCGCGTACCGGGCCTGGCAGGCGCACACGGGCCTCACGCCGATGGTGGCTGCCGGGCACAGCCTGGGCGAATACTCCGCGCTGGTGGCGGCGGGTGTGCTGGACCTGGAAGCCGCGCTGCGCCTGACCCGCAAACGCGGCGAGCTGATGCAGCGGGCCGTGCCCGAAGGCGTCGGCGCCATGAGCGCGGTCATGGGCGACCCGGCGGTGGTGGCCGAAGTCTGCGCGGGCAGCCGGGGCGTGGTGCAGCCCGCCAACTTCAACGCGCCGACCCAGACGGTGATTTCGGGCGAAAAGGCCGCCGTGGACGCCGCCAGCGCCGAACTCAAGGCACGCGGTCTCAAGGCCATTCCGCTCAAGGTGTCGGCCCCCTTCCACTGCGAACTGATGCGCCCCGCCGCCGAAGGGCTGTCGCCCGAACTGCACGCCGCCGAGTACGGCCCCTTCCTGTTTCCGGTGGTCGCCAACGTGAGCGCCGAACTGGTAGACGACCCCCGGCACACCGCCGGGCTGCTGGAGCGGCAGATCACCGGCAGCGTGCGCTGGTTCGAGACGGTGCAGACGCTGGGCGAACTCGGTGTGGACGTGTTTGTCGAGTTCGGCCCCGGCACGGTGCTCTCCGGGCTGGTCAAGCGCATCCTGCCCGGGGCACGAACCATGAATGTCGGCTCAACCGAGCAGGTCCAAGCCTTTGGCCTCTGA
- a CDS encoding acetyl-CoA C-acetyltransferase yields MSENIVIVAAKRTPIGSFMGSLKDVSAVDLGVTAARAVLSGVSDEVQADIADVIVGCVLQAGQGMNVARQIGRGAGLPDAVPGQTVNRMCGSGLQSVVSALQGLKSGDGQIYLAGGTESMSRAPYLLPRAREGYRLGHGELLDTILTDGLTDVFHNYHMGMTAENLAEKYSISREEQDAFALESQNRAAAALEGGFFADEVVSVEVPGRKGPVTFSQDEYPRATSLEALGKLRPAFKKDGGTVTAGNASGINDGAAMVLLATESYARERGLPVLAEVKGYANVGVDPAVMGIGPAYAVPLAVKKAGLTMSDVDLFELNEAFAAQSLAVLRDLGQQGAEVDPARVNITGGAIALGHPIGASGTRVLTTLIHQLRRTGKETGVASLCIGGGMGIALVVQAR; encoded by the coding sequence ATGTCTGAAAACATCGTGATCGTGGCGGCCAAGCGCACGCCCATCGGCAGCTTTATGGGCAGTCTGAAAGACGTGTCGGCGGTGGACCTGGGCGTGACGGCGGCCAGAGCCGTGCTGAGCGGCGTCAGCGACGAGGTGCAGGCCGACATCGCCGACGTGATCGTGGGCTGCGTGCTGCAGGCGGGCCAGGGCATGAACGTGGCGCGGCAAATAGGGCGCGGGGCGGGGCTGCCCGACGCAGTGCCCGGACAGACGGTCAACCGCATGTGCGGCAGCGGCCTGCAATCGGTGGTCAGCGCCCTTCAGGGCCTCAAGTCGGGCGACGGGCAGATTTACCTCGCAGGCGGCACCGAGTCCATGAGCCGCGCTCCGTACCTGCTGCCCCGCGCCCGCGAGGGCTACCGGCTGGGACACGGCGAGCTGCTCGACACTATCCTGACCGACGGCCTGACCGACGTGTTCCACAACTACCACATGGGCATGACCGCCGAGAATCTGGCCGAGAAGTACAGCATTTCCCGCGAGGAGCAGGACGCCTTCGCCCTGGAATCCCAGAACCGCGCCGCCGCCGCGCTGGAAGGCGGGTTCTTTGCCGATGAAGTGGTCTCCGTCGAAGTCCCGGGCCGCAAGGGGCCAGTCACCTTCAGCCAGGACGAGTACCCCCGCGCGACCTCTCTGGAGGCCCTCGGCAAGCTGCGGCCCGCGTTCAAGAAGGACGGCGGCACCGTGACGGCGGGCAACGCCAGCGGCATCAACGACGGCGCGGCGATGGTGCTGCTCGCCACCGAGAGCTACGCCCGCGAGCGTGGTCTGCCCGTCCTGGCCGAAGTCAAGGGCTACGCGAACGTCGGTGTGGACCCCGCCGTCATGGGCATCGGCCCGGCCTACGCGGTGCCTCTGGCGGTCAAGAAGGCCGGGCTGACCATGAGCGACGTGGACCTCTTCGAACTCAACGAGGCGTTTGCCGCGCAGAGCCTCGCCGTGCTGCGCGACCTGGGCCAGCAGGGGGCCGAGGTGGACCCCGCCAGGGTCAACATCACGGGGGGCGCGATTGCGCTGGGCCACCCCATCGGCGCGTCGGGCACCCGCGTCCTGACCACCCTGATTCACCAGTTGCGGCGCACCGGCAAGGAAACCGGCGTGGCGAGCCTGTGCATCGGCGGCGGCATGGGGATTGCGCTGGTGGTGCAGGCCCGCTGA
- a CDS encoding beta-ketoacyl-ACP synthase III — translation MTAPHSAPAIGILAVGAYAPAAVVSNAHYAARLDTTDDWITSRTGIRERRHAAPDESSSVLGIRATQNLSERFPGALDGVNLVICATSSPDAMFPSTAALIAGGVNLRGAAAFDVSVACSGFLYALSVGYGMIRAGLARKALIVGSEVMSGAVDQNDRNTAILFGDGAGCVVIGEVPQGYGFQSFVLGADSAGGPHLYLRGAALRLPEGTEMGPHLTQNGREVFKFAVRTLGDSAEQAMRQAGMSTADIDWLVPHQANIRIIEAACERFGLPLERAVTNLERYGNTSAASIPLALAEAESQGRFRDGDQLLLAGFGGGLSWGAAAARWWAGP, via the coding sequence ATGACGGCACCTCATTCGGCCCCCGCCATCGGCATTCTGGCGGTGGGCGCCTACGCTCCGGCGGCCGTGGTGAGCAACGCCCACTACGCGGCGCGGCTGGACACCACCGACGACTGGATCACCTCGCGCACCGGCATCCGCGAGCGGCGGCACGCGGCCCCGGACGAGAGCAGCAGCGTGCTGGGCATCCGGGCCACGCAGAACCTGTCAGAGCGCTTTCCCGGCGCCCTGGACGGCGTGAACCTCGTCATCTGCGCGACCAGCAGCCCCGACGCCATGTTTCCCTCGACGGCGGCGCTGATTGCCGGGGGCGTGAACTTACGCGGAGCCGCCGCTTTCGACGTGAGCGTGGCGTGCAGCGGCTTTCTGTACGCCCTGAGCGTGGGCTACGGCATGATTCGGGCGGGACTCGCCAGGAAAGCCCTGATTGTCGGCAGTGAAGTCATGAGCGGCGCAGTGGACCAGAACGACCGCAACACCGCCATCCTGTTTGGTGACGGGGCGGGCTGCGTGGTCATCGGGGAGGTGCCGCAGGGCTACGGTTTTCAGTCGTTCGTGCTGGGGGCCGACAGCGCGGGCGGGCCGCACCTCTACCTGCGCGGCGCGGCGCTGCGGCTGCCCGAAGGCACCGAGATGGGGCCGCACCTGACCCAGAACGGGCGCGAGGTGTTCAAGTTCGCGGTGCGCACCCTCGGCGACAGCGCGGAACAGGCGATGCGGCAGGCCGGGATGTCCACCGCCGACATCGACTGGCTCGTTCCCCATCAGGCGAACATCCGCATCATCGAGGCCGCCTGCGAGCGCTTCGGGCTGCCGCTCGAACGCGCCGTGACCAACCTTGAGCGCTACGGCAACACCAGCGCGGCGAGCATCCCTTTGGCGCTGGCCGAGGCCGAGTCGCAGGGCCGTTTCAGGGACGGCGACCAGCTGCTGCTCGCGGGCTTCGGCGGCGGCCTGAGCTGGGGCGCGGCGGCTGCGCGGTGGTGGGCCGGGCCTTGA
- a CDS encoding PadR family transcriptional regulator: MNPDLLRGNLDLILLTILERRPLYGFAIIQEARERTNGYFDFKEGSLYPALHRLEVDGLLAPQFGEAGRNGKPRKYYALTDLGRERLAQKREEFQTFTGAVHRLTGA; the protein is encoded by the coding sequence ATGAACCCTGACCTGCTGCGCGGCAACCTCGACCTGATTCTGCTGACCATTCTGGAGCGGCGGCCCCTGTACGGCTTCGCCATCATTCAGGAGGCCAGGGAGCGGACGAACGGGTATTTCGATTTCAAGGAAGGCAGCCTGTACCCGGCGCTGCACCGCCTGGAAGTGGACGGCCTGCTCGCGCCGCAGTTTGGCGAAGCGGGGCGCAACGGCAAGCCGCGCAAGTACTACGCCCTCACCGACCTCGGGCGAGAGCGCCTGGCCCAGAAGCGCGAGGAATTTCAGACCTTCACCGGAGCCGTTCACCGTCTCACCGGGGCCTGA
- a CDS encoding nucleotidyltransferase family protein: MNFDEQDGLVKLRSREWSRWRCCPGARVIRRTALDQFLIECTCLGINAQGTVYAPYGLGDMEAGRLKRNALNHSPGLYAAKAASYLARWPWLLDTEQVSPGEQQGAGPRR; the protein is encoded by the coding sequence GTGAATTTCGACGAGCAGGACGGACTTGTAAAGCTGCGAAGCAGAGAATGGAGCAGGTGGCGGTGTTGTCCCGGCGCACGCGTAATTCGGAGAACTGCTCTAGACCAGTTTCTGATTGAGTGCACCTGCCTGGGCATCAACGCGCAGGGAACCGTCTACGCGCCCTACGGACTGGGCGACATGGAGGCGGGGCGGCTGAAACGCAACGCCCTCAACCATTCACCGGGGCTGTACGCCGCCAAAGCTGCCAGTTACCTCGCCCGCTGGCCCTGGCTGCTTGATACTGAGCAAGTGTCGCCCGGTGAACAGCAGGGGGCCGGGCCGCGCCGCTAG
- a CDS encoding permease prefix domain 1-containing protein, giving the protein MTAVTAPPPALEAYLRRATAGLPPAKRQEVWDELEEHVYCRAEQLEWQGAAPEQALAQALAELGPPPGATHVGRK; this is encoded by the coding sequence ATGACCGCCGTGACCGCCCCGCCCCCCGCCCTGGAAGCGTACCTGCGCCGCGCCACCGCCGGGCTGCCCCCGGCCAAGCGTCAGGAAGTCTGGGACGAACTCGAAGAACACGTCTATTGCCGCGCCGAGCAACTCGAATGGCAAGGCGCGGCCCCCGAACAAGCCCTTGCCCAGGCACTGGCCGAACTGGGGCCACCCCCAGGTGCAACTCACGTCGGGAGGAAATAA
- a CDS encoding nucleotidyltransferase family protein, with protein MTEQEFLALVRQNPINAAILDRLPQLEAFAPGVMLVAGSLFGTVWNAQAGNAPTDHIKDYDLFSWDADLSSEAEDAVIRQTAELFADLNAPIEIRNQARVHLWFNPKHGLNRPPLCSVREGIEHLTEKAQRFCPTCKAAKQSRASEFRRAGRTCKAAKQRMEQVAVLSRRTRNSENCSRPVSD; from the coding sequence ATGACCGAGCAGGAATTTCTGGCACTGGTGCGGCAAAACCCCATCAACGCCGCGATTCTGGACCGTCTGCCCCAGCTCGAAGCCTTCGCGCCGGGGGTCATGCTGGTGGCGGGGTCACTGTTCGGCACGGTCTGGAACGCGCAGGCGGGCAACGCGCCCACCGACCACATCAAGGACTACGACCTGTTCTCCTGGGACGCCGACCTCAGCTCCGAGGCCGAGGACGCCGTGATTCGGCAGACGGCGGAGTTGTTTGCCGACCTGAACGCCCCCATCGAGATTCGCAACCAGGCCCGCGTTCACCTGTGGTTCAACCCCAAGCACGGCCTGAATCGTCCGCCGCTCTGCTCTGTGCGCGAGGGTATAGAGCATTTGACAGAAAAAGCGCAGCGTTTCTGTCCGACTTGCAAAGCTGCGAAGCAGAGCAGAGCGAGTGAATTTCGACGAGCAGGACGGACTTGTAAAGCTGCGAAGCAGAGAATGGAGCAGGTGGCGGTGTTGTCCCGGCGCACGCGTAATTCGGAGAACTGCTCTAGACCAGTTTCTGATTGA
- a CDS encoding ribonuclease HII gives MTVPSTTPDWAYEREHWRRGHFRVAGVDEAGRGAWAGPVTVAAVVLPGTTQDYPFRDSKQLSAAQREEYAAEVRRVAVSYAVEHAWPEEIDRLNVLGATHAAALRAIARLEPPPQALVTDYLRLRTDLPLSAPPRADALSYSVAAASLLAKTERDRLMRELDAQFPGYGFAAHKGYGAPAHRAALRDLGVTEQHRRSYAPIRALLAAPELLL, from the coding sequence ATGACCGTGCCTTCCACCACCCCGGACTGGGCTTACGAGCGCGAACACTGGCGGCGCGGGCACTTCCGGGTGGCGGGCGTGGATGAGGCCGGGCGCGGCGCGTGGGCGGGGCCGGTGACGGTGGCGGCGGTGGTGTTGCCGGGGACAACGCAGGATTATCCCTTCCGCGACAGCAAGCAACTGAGCGCGGCGCAGCGCGAGGAGTACGCCGCCGAGGTGCGCCGGGTGGCGGTGAGCTACGCGGTGGAACACGCCTGGCCCGAAGAAATCGACCGCCTGAACGTGCTGGGCGCCACCCACGCCGCCGCGCTGCGGGCGATTGCCCGGCTGGAGCCGCCGCCGCAGGCCCTGGTGACCGATTACCTGCGCCTGCGCACCGACCTGCCGCTCAGCGCCCCCCCCAGGGCCGACGCCCTGAGCTACAGCGTGGCCGCCGCCAGCCTGCTCGCCAAGACTGAGCGCGACCGGCTGATGCGCGAGCTGGACGCGCAGTTTCCCGGTTACGGGTTCGCGGCGCACAAGGGCTACGGCGCCCCCGCCCACCGCGCCGCGCTGCGCGACCTCGGCGTGACTGAGCAGCACCGCCGCAGCTACGCGCCGATTCGGGCGCTGCTGGCGGCCCCGGAGCTGCTGCTTTGA
- a CDS encoding Rieske 2Fe-2S domain-containing protein: MSERVLAGQVAEMPAGFQGEVQVNGVGVVVVNYEGEFYALRNNCTHKDFPLLGGDVSSGKITCEKHGGKFELTTGKARALPAVKAVKIYKTEVEGGAVYVSEL, encoded by the coding sequence ATGAGTGAGCGTGTACTGGCTGGACAGGTGGCGGAGATGCCCGCAGGCTTTCAGGGCGAAGTGCAGGTGAACGGCGTGGGCGTGGTCGTCGTCAACTATGAGGGCGAGTTCTACGCCCTGCGGAACAACTGCACCCACAAGGACTTTCCGCTGCTGGGCGGCGACGTGTCGAGCGGCAAAATCACCTGCGAAAAGCACGGCGGCAAATTTGAGCTGACGACGGGCAAAGCGCGGGCCTTGCCTGCCGTCAAAGCGGTGAAGATTTATAAGACTGAGGTGGAAGGCGGGGCGGTGTACGTCTCGGAACTCTGA
- a CDS encoding ADP-ribosylglycohydrolase family protein produces the protein MTDRRLSALLSLSAADALGAATEFKTPDTIRARYGQSITTYQPGSVFGFAPGEATDDSQMVVATLLGYRKGDGLSGVLAGLRDWLSTAPPDVGGLTRAALHFGTLDGGVRAWAQSGFQSAGNGGLMRIAAVWLRGFRGEELARESAAVTALTHADPRCVFASVFFTAFLEALEQQSAYADAAEAALKVMDATDARTLLLDAGLFGVDTRAAFDAFKSAERQARADVRRVVHEGLGGRVKSQSGYVLDTLQAALAHAQADTWLGCVERAVLLGDDSDTVACVVGAICGARGLNVPEHLLPDLRLGHSWAGWQREWACTAHFPALLA, from the coding sequence ATGACCGACCGCCGCCTGTCCGCCCTGCTCTCGCTGAGCGCCGCTGACGCGCTGGGGGCCGCCACCGAGTTCAAGACGCCAGACACGATTCGCGCCCGCTACGGCCAGAGCATCACGACCTATCAGCCCGGCAGCGTGTTCGGGTTCGCGCCCGGCGAGGCCACCGACGACAGTCAGATGGTGGTCGCCACCCTGCTCGGCTACCGCAAAGGCGACGGGCTGAGTGGCGTGCTGGCGGGCCTGCGCGACTGGCTGTCCACCGCCCCCCCGGACGTGGGCGGCCTGACCCGTGCGGCCCTACATTTCGGCACCCTGGACGGTGGCGTGCGGGCCTGGGCGCAGAGCGGCTTTCAGTCGGCGGGCAACGGCGGCCTGATGCGAATCGCGGCGGTGTGGCTGCGCGGCTTTCGGGGCGAAGAGTTGGCCCGCGAGAGTGCGGCGGTCACGGCGCTGACCCATGCCGACCCGCGCTGCGTGTTCGCGTCGGTGTTTTTCACGGCCTTTCTGGAAGCGCTGGAACAGCAAAGCGCCTACGCCGACGCTGCCGAGGCCGCGCTGAAGGTGATGGACGCGACGGACGCCCGCACCCTGCTGCTGGATGCGGGTCTGTTCGGGGTGGACACCCGCGCCGCCTTCGACGCCTTCAAGAGTGCCGAGCGGCAGGCCAGAGCCGACGTGCGCCGGGTGGTCCACGAAGGACTGGGCGGGCGGGTCAAGTCGCAGAGCGGCTACGTGCTGGACACCTTGCAGGCGGCGCTGGCACACGCACAGGCCGACACCTGGCTGGGCTGCGTGGAGAGGGCCGTACTGCTGGGCGACGACTCGGACACGGTGGCCTGCGTGGTGGGCGCGATTTGCGGGGCGCGGGGCCTGAACGTGCCGGAGCATCTGCTGCCCGACCTGCGGTTGGGGCACAGCTGGGCAGGGTGGCAGCGGGAGTGGGCGTGTACGGCGCATTTTCCGGCGCTGCTGGCATGA